One genomic segment of Plasmodium cynomolgi strain B DNA, chromosome 14, whole genome shotgun sequence includes these proteins:
- a CDS encoding DEAD box helicase (putative), which yields MSGKDDGAIRLFIDKDGIEDDNRSKCITAPSLSNDVGIKENDEEAEGISADIGEVPTLPKRGSTKDSSKRATNLRDHLFLIGTPICFKNFLLSLSKENLKAFLQSIKYVFFDEIDRMFPALKTRKSRGTKNSTKKKTAYFILETIMYMNKKNLVFVGCSSTLNRELHRRIFKLLSLNRNNAKKKIYLLRESNSASNEGTRGGVGNPVDAIHPDSPYWGDSFDKPPTSDPNQARGDPPRAEKKVTTSYQEKEDTHVDDYADEDERACLFSPNGEDTIPLQKYIIKVRVPNNIHHLYSVVKDQLYRSKMEEAYKIVKHFKNRKVLILVKNGCSLLNIKRYLSERNIFSVLLHEELQISLTGNNNHLDKMCQQYAHIKDLKETVLQNEEETEKKYINKYPVIISSFDSIRGFHINNLELVLLCSRPKNVNEYIHLSGRVGRRNNVGYSILLEDERNVNIVTNWLTNIQVRFFKLALDGDTSTDAASTDHSEQAEKSEQNGPMPDPDREKDNLNYITSCIMDELNEDIP from the coding sequence ATGAGTGGCAAGGACGACGGGGCAATTCGCCTCTTCATCGATAAGGATGGAATAGAGGATGATAATCGGTCGAAGTGTATTACAGCTCCGAGCTTATCAAACGATGTaggaataaaagaaaatgatgaagaagcggaaggaaTAAGTGCAGACATAGGGGAAGTCCCCACATTACCCAAACGTGGCAGCACGAAGGACTCATCCAAAAGAGCTACTAATTTAAGGGACCACCTTTTCCTCATAGGAACGCctatttgttttaaaaacttcCTTTTAAGCTTATCAAAGGAGAACTTGAAAGCCTTTTTGCAAAGCATAAAGTATGTATTCTTCGACGAAATAGATAGGATGTTTCCTGCCTTAAAAACGAGAAAATCACGTGGAACGAAAAACagtacaaagaaaaaaacggccTATTTTATCCTAGAAACGATTATGTATATGAATAAGAAGAACCTCGTTTTTGTTGGCTGTTCTAGTACCCTAAATAGGGAACTGCACAGGAGAATATTCAAGCTTTTGAGTTTGAACAGAAATAACgccaagaagaaaatttacctACTGCGGGAAAGTAACAGCGCTTCGAATGAAGGTACTCGTGGTGGAGTTGGCAACCCTGTGGATGCGATACATCCGGATAGTCCTTACTGGGGGGACTCCTTTGATAAGCCTCCAACAAGTGATCCAAACCAAGCGCGAGGGGATCCCCCTAgggctgaaaaaaaagtgaccaCTTCTTaccaagaaaaggaagacacCCATGTTGATGATTACGCCGATGAGGATGAACGGGCATGCTTATTCTCCCCGAATGGTGAGGATACTATCCCCCTGCAAAAGTACATAATCAAAGTGAGGGTCCCGAACAATATACACCACCTCTACAGCGTAGTGAAGGACCAGCTGTATAggagcaaaatggaagaggcATACAAAATcgtaaaacattttaaaaatagaaaagtGCTAATTctagtaaaaaatggatgctCCCTACTAAACATAAAGAGGTACTTATCAGAAaggaacattttttctgtgcttCTACATGAAGAATTGCAAATATCGCTCACGGGAAATAACAACCACCTGGACAAAATGTGCCAACagtatgcacatataaaaGATTTAAAGGAAACAGTTctacaaaatgaggaagagacagagaaaaaatatataaataagtaCCCTGTTATTATAAGCTCCTTTGACAGCATTCGAGGTTTTCACATTAATAACTTAGAACTCGTTTTGTTGTGCAGTAGAccgaaaaatgtaaatgaGTATATCCACCTGAGCGGTAGGGTTGGAAGGAGGAACAACGTCGGTTATTCTATTCTGTTGGAAGACGAAAGGAATGTCAATATTGTAACAAATTGGTTGACAAACATACAGGTacgttttttcaaattggcaCTAGATGGGGATACCTCCACAGACGCGGCGAGCACTGATCACTCGGAACAAGCTGAGAAGAGTGAGCAAAATGGGCCAATGCCAGACCCAGATCGCGAAAAAGACAATTTAAACTACATCACATCGTGCATAATGGATGAGCTGAATGAGGACATTCCGTGA
- a CDS encoding hypothetical protein (putative) gives MEGGANHYSSTFQWKDLFSVKHERVRISIISRETIQSSSSSLICNYKRQNCYMDIRNESQDLQRGVNEIALLINDATEKMEISFILFDKNDYHNVLVNLLFVFNPSGYISKKIYFDHLFFNSFNIFHFRGVIINILFLTILICSFISMYLYLFTNFSYFYNACAAVVVRHDRADAQGGECQGGQFNAHPSEHLGTADNANDYTYGSYSPWGYNVGGYAGAHNWNAYANYPAVGEANWGAYGNNPAVGEANWGAYGNNPAVGEANWGAYGNNPAVGEANYGYYDTVNMPEGAHNYGLGQGNVNTPSNGKTRKTHKIGAFLKFKVYLTYLFESDVLNLLILLSSFSIVALWLTVCIYINKIEYNAKNSGNYFSVYIKLFSFFSKFVNIFYLFLFLVIINMFIFSSNYVKREKLYEALYINRRQILKCGFMLLLVYLNFFLFHYFFYGIDGFNDLSTSQQPIYSILILLGLVNIDVYLKCKVFYFLFFVLPHLVFIRFLLINEQWKYLNEDIKEFAENETNSILHYFENVIDQIRSKEDISKTLQNECNGLKERVHELQLDLRKIELQWKFRSKLLSSSKTYLDKINNQISMCEEMIVEDKNRLSSLKQYAQQVKLDE, from the exons ATGGAGGGAGGTGCCAATCATTACAGTAGTACCTTCCAATGGAAAGACCTATTTAGCGTGAAACATGAACGGGTAAGAATAAGCATTATTTCAAGAGAGACAATACAATCATCCAGCAGTAGTCTCATATGCAACTATAAGAGACAAAACTGCTATATGGACATACGGAACGAATCACAAGATTTGCAAAGAGGGGTAAACGAAATAGCATTACTAATTAATGATGCAACtgagaaaatggaaatatcttttattttgtttgacAAGAATGACTACCATAACGTTTTGGTGAAtttactttttgttttcaatcCTAGTGGGTATAtatccaaaaaaatatattttgatcacttattttttaattccttcaacatttttcatttcagaGGGGTAATAATTAATATCCTCTTCCTGACCATTCTGATTTGCTCCTTTATAAGCATGTACTTGTATCTGTTCACGAATTTTTCCTACTTTTACAACGCATGTGCTGCGGTCGTTGTGCGGCATGACAGGGCTGatgcgcaggggggggaatgTCAGGGGGGCCAGTTTAATGCTCATCCAAGTGAACATTTAGGGACTGCTGATAATGCAAATGATTACACCTATGGGAGTTACTCGCCTTGGGGATACAACGTCGGCGGTTATGCGGGGGCGCACAACTGGAACGCATATGCGAATTACCCTGCTGTGGGGGAAGCGAATTGGGGGGCATACGGAAATAACCCTGCTGTGGGGGAAGCGAATTGGGGGGCATACGGGAATAACCCTGCTGTGGGGGAAGCGAATTGGGGGGCATACGGGAATAACCCAGCTGTGGGGGAAGCGAATTACGGATACTACGATACGGTTAACATGCCGGAGGGCGCGCATAACTACGGTTTGGGCCAAGGCAACGTGAACACCCCCTCGAATGGGAAGACCAGAAAGACACATAAAATCGGCGCATTTCTCAAATTCAAAGTTTATCTGACATACCTCTTCGAATCGGATGTTTTAAATTTACTAATTCTGCTATCATCCTTTTCCATAGTCGCGCTGTGGCTTActgtgtgtatatacataaacaaGATAGAATATAATGCAAAAAACTCGGGGAACTATTTTagtgtatacataaaattgttttcctttttctccaaatttgTGAATATCTTTTacttgttcctttttttagtcataataaatatgttcattttttcgtcaaATTATGTCAAGCGTGAGAAGTTGTACGAAGCCTTATATATTAACAGAAGGCAGATTTTGAAGTGCGGTTTTATGCTGCTACTTGTGTacctgaatttttttctttttcactattttttttatgggaTAGACGGTTTCAACGACTTGTCAACGAGTCAGCAGCCCATATACTCCATTTTAATTCTGTTGGGTCTCGTTAACATTGATGTTTATCTGAAATGCAaagttttctattttttatttttcgtgtTGCCTCATTTGGTGTTTATACGCTTTCTTTTAAT CAACGAGCAGTGGAAGTACTTAAATGAAGACATAAAAGAATTTGCGGAAAACGAAACTAATAGCATACTgcattattttgaaaatgttatAGACCAGATAAGGAGTAAGGAAGACATATCCAAAACGCTGCAAAACGAGTGTAATGGTTTAAAGGAACGGGTGCACGAGCTGCAGCTGGATTTGCGCAAAATAGAGTTGCAGTGGAAGTTCCGCAGTAAGCTTTTGAGTTCATCAAAGACCTACCtggacaaaataaacaacCAAATAAGTATGTGCGAAGAAATGATTGTGGAGGATAAGAACAGGCTGTCTTCGCTCAAGCAGTACGCGCAGCAGGTGAAGTTGGACGAATAG